In one Parvibaculum sp. genomic region, the following are encoded:
- a CDS encoding plasmid stabilization protein: MLPNPTARPISPMRARRTISVTDFRKNPVRHLAGAKGDTLAVLSRNRVEFYDVPPLLFEALLDRLEALGGSREFGGSAGINS, translated from the coding sequence ATGCTCCCAAATCCGACCGCGCGCCCGATCTCGCCGATGCGCGCCCGGCGCACCATTTCGGTGACCGATTTCCGCAAGAACCCCGTCCGCCATCTGGCCGGCGCAAAGGGCGATACGCTGGCCGTGCTGAGCCGCAACCGCGTCGAGTTCTACGACGTGCCGCCGTTGCTGTTCGAGGCGCTGCTCGACCGGCTGGAGGCGCTGGGCGGGTCGCGGGAATTCGGGGGGTCGGCCGGGATTAATTCGTAG
- a CDS encoding MerR family transcriptional regulator: MKMKELEAATGIGRETIRYYIREGLLPEPVRPKRNVATYGREHVKRLNLIRRLQHERHLPLSVIKAVVTSETGEPAGGFESLIGLEVAMGPLLNDGRNLAPKTLAGVARDTGLTADEIRKFAEIGLIHIDSRDGAEWLNQRNVRIMEIIAQTRAEGFTPEIGYTAESYGIYPQMIELLARRAVVGFYSRLGDKLDQPAAAKLAVNGIRTLSEMVPLMLIEKIVREVEKISASGVLPTAEDDV; the protein is encoded by the coding sequence ATGAAGATGAAGGAACTCGAGGCCGCGACGGGCATCGGCCGCGAAACCATCCGCTACTACATCCGCGAAGGCCTGCTGCCCGAGCCGGTGCGGCCGAAGCGCAATGTCGCCACCTATGGGCGCGAGCACGTCAAGCGGCTCAACCTGATCCGCCGCTTGCAGCATGAGCGGCATTTGCCTTTGTCGGTCATCAAGGCCGTCGTGACGTCGGAAACCGGCGAGCCGGCGGGCGGATTCGAATCGCTGATCGGGCTCGAAGTGGCAATGGGGCCGCTCCTCAATGACGGCCGCAATCTTGCGCCGAAAACGCTTGCCGGCGTGGCGCGCGACACCGGCCTCACCGCCGACGAAATCCGGAAGTTCGCCGAAATCGGCCTCATCCATATCGACAGTCGCGACGGGGCTGAGTGGCTCAACCAGCGCAATGTTCGCATCATGGAAATCATCGCGCAGACCCGCGCCGAAGGCTTCACGCCCGAGATCGGCTACACGGCCGAGAGCTACGGCATCTATCCGCAGATGATCGAGCTCCTGGCGCGGCGCGCCGTTGTCGGCTTCTATTCGCGCCTCGGCGACAAGCTCGACCAGCCGGCCGCCGCCAAACTCGCGGTCAACGGCATCCGCACCTTGAGCGAAATGGTGCCGCTGATGCTGATTGAAAAGATCGTCCGCGAAGTCGAGAAGATCAGCGCCAGCGGCGTCCTGCCGACAGCCGAAGACGATGTGTGA
- a CDS encoding glutathione S-transferase N-terminal domain-containing protein, whose protein sequence is MIDLYTASTPNGWKASVTLEELGLPYNVHAIALQKNEQKEPAFLKINPNGRIPAIVDRDEGDFAVFESGAIMLYLAEKTGRLMPADAKGRSRVVQWLMFQMGGVGPMMGQANVFFRYFPEKIQPAIDRYQNESKRLFTVLDGHLADNEYLAGDYSIADIANWCWVRTHKWSGVEIDDLPHLQRWLDAIAARPAAQKGIAVPVDLAALQKGDGEEAKKFAEEARKMVQR, encoded by the coding sequence ATGATCGACCTTTACACCGCCTCGACGCCCAATGGCTGGAAAGCCTCCGTCACGCTCGAGGAGCTCGGCCTTCCTTACAATGTCCATGCCATCGCACTGCAAAAGAACGAGCAGAAGGAACCGGCTTTCCTGAAAATCAATCCCAACGGGCGCATTCCGGCGATTGTCGATCGCGACGAAGGCGATTTCGCGGTCTTCGAGTCGGGCGCGATCATGCTCTACCTTGCCGAGAAAACGGGCAGGCTGATGCCGGCCGATGCAAAGGGCCGCTCGCGCGTCGTGCAATGGCTGATGTTCCAGATGGGCGGCGTCGGTCCGATGATGGGCCAGGCCAATGTCTTCTTCCGCTACTTCCCCGAAAAAATCCAGCCCGCCATCGACCGCTACCAGAACGAATCGAAACGTCTCTTCACCGTTCTCGACGGCCACCTCGCGGACAATGAATATCTCGCCGGCGACTATTCGATCGCCGACATCGCCAACTGGTGCTGGGTGCGCACACATAAATGGTCGGGCGTCGAGATCGACGACCTGCCGCATCTCCAGCGCTGGCTCGACGCCATCGCCGCACGGCCCGCCGCGCAAAAAGGCATCGCGGTCCCCGTCGACCTCGCGGCGTTGCAGAAAGGCGATGGCGAGGAAGCGAAGAAGTTCGCGGAAGAGGCGCGGAAGATGGTGCAGCGGTAG
- a CDS encoding ABC transporter permease, with protein sequence MENWKNSVRTFWTVIVPPTFWLVTFFIIPLSLIWLYSFSTKTGVVDITLDWNLQQYMRALEPVYLGIFWKSIWMAAATTFVCLVVSFPVAIAIVFAKPTMRMWLLLLVILPFWTNLLIRTYALIAVLRTNGFVNWGLEWLVDHADWALSLVGLGDNMLIGPFTPLQLLYNNTAVVIGLVYVHLPFMVLPLYAALDRLDRSYLEASLDLGAGHTRTFFSIVVPLALPGIASGVVITFIPAMGSYLTPDLLGGTDSYMIANVIASQFKQANNWPFGAALSFLLMYATFFALALRAVLMRKEGRGDKR encoded by the coding sequence ATGGAAAACTGGAAGAACTCGGTTCGGACCTTCTGGACCGTCATCGTGCCGCCGACCTTCTGGCTGGTCACGTTCTTCATCATTCCGCTTTCGCTGATCTGGCTCTACAGCTTCAGCACCAAGACCGGCGTCGTCGACATCACGCTGGACTGGAACCTGCAGCAATATATGCGCGCGCTGGAGCCGGTCTATCTCGGCATCTTCTGGAAGTCGATCTGGATGGCGGCGGCGACGACCTTCGTCTGTCTGGTTGTTTCCTTCCCCGTCGCCATCGCCATCGTCTTCGCAAAGCCGACGATGCGGATGTGGCTGCTGCTGCTGGTGATCCTGCCCTTCTGGACCAACCTCCTGATCCGCACCTATGCGCTGATCGCGGTCTTGCGCACCAACGGCTTCGTCAATTGGGGCCTTGAATGGCTGGTCGATCATGCCGACTGGGCGCTCTCCCTTGTCGGCCTCGGCGACAACATGCTGATCGGTCCCTTCACGCCCTTGCAGCTGCTCTACAACAACACCGCCGTCGTGATCGGCCTTGTCTATGTGCATCTGCCTTTCATGGTGCTGCCGCTCTACGCCGCGCTCGACCGGCTCGACCGCTCCTATCTGGAAGCGAGCCTCGACCTCGGCGCCGGCCATACGCGCACTTTCTTTTCGATCGTCGTGCCGCTGGCGCTGCCGGGCATCGCGAGCGGTGTCGTCATCACCTTCATTCCGGCGATGGGCTCGTACCTGACGCCCGACCTTCTGGGCGGCACCGACAGCTACATGATCGCCAATGTGATCGCCAGCCAGTTCAAGCAGGCCAACAACTGGCCCTTCGGCGCGGCGCTGAGCTTCCTCTTGATGTATGCAACATTCTTTGCGCTGGCGCTCCGCGCCGTGCTGATGCGCAAGGAAGGCCGGGGAGACAAAAGATGA
- a CDS encoding CoA pyrophosphatase, whose translation MTHRFDDALRSRLTARLAAFPRETRDDAGLKRAAVAIAIAPHKDEAAFLLTRRVARLNAHGGQWALPGGRMDAGETPVEAALRELEEEVALKLRPSEVIGILDDYPTRSGYLITPVVTWVEDTSAMTPNPAEVASIHSFALAELTREGSPEFLSIPESDQPVIRLHIGDDHIHAPTAALLWQFGEVALRGRTTRVAHLEQPVWAWR comes from the coding sequence ATGACACACCGCTTCGACGACGCGTTGAGATCGCGGCTGACCGCAAGGCTCGCCGCCTTCCCGCGCGAGACGCGAGACGACGCGGGCCTGAAGCGCGCCGCGGTCGCCATCGCCATTGCACCGCATAAGGATGAAGCCGCCTTCCTGCTGACGCGGCGCGTCGCCCGCCTCAACGCGCATGGCGGCCAGTGGGCGCTGCCGGGCGGGCGGATGGACGCCGGCGAAACGCCGGTGGAAGCGGCGCTGCGCGAGCTCGAGGAAGAAGTGGCGCTGAAGCTCAGGCCCTCGGAAGTCATTGGAATACTCGACGACTACCCGACGCGTTCGGGCTATCTGATCACGCCGGTCGTGACCTGGGTCGAAGACACAAGCGCCATGACGCCGAACCCGGCCGAGGTTGCTTCGATCCATTCGTTTGCGCTTGCCGAGCTGACGCGCGAGGGCTCGCCGGAATTCCTGTCGATCCCCGAAAGCGACCAGCCGGTGATCCGCCTTCACATCGGTGACGATCACATTCACGCGCCGACGGCGGCGCTGCTCTGGCAGTTCGGCGAGGTGGCGCTCCGTGGACGGACGACCCGCGTCGCCCATCTCGAACAGCCGGTCTGGGCCTGGCGCTAG
- a CDS encoding DUF1003 domain-containing protein, with product MSISHEAERNGRHVCIICGPSHRRSNLVPLSSIREPILALIRADRGEFPADARICRDHLNTYRDLYIRRAIEADKGQLDELETEVLRSLKENDILAENAEEVFEGGLTFGERLSDTIASFGGSWRFIIAFGVVLACWIALNIVGLLARPFDPYPFILLNLVLSCLAALQAPIIMMSQNRQEARDRIRSKNDYKVNLKAELEIRHLHEKLDHLLIHQWQRLMEIQQIQVELMNEIARGGPSRRGDG from the coding sequence ATGTCGATCTCACACGAGGCGGAGCGGAACGGGCGCCATGTCTGCATCATTTGCGGGCCGTCGCACCGGCGCAGCAATCTCGTGCCGCTGTCCTCGATCCGGGAACCGATCCTTGCGCTGATCCGTGCCGATCGCGGCGAATTTCCGGCGGATGCGCGGATCTGCCGCGACCATCTCAACACCTATCGCGATCTCTATATCCGCCGCGCCATTGAGGCCGACAAGGGCCAGCTTGACGAACTCGAAACCGAAGTGCTCCGCAGCTTGAAGGAGAACGACATTCTTGCCGAGAATGCCGAAGAGGTTTTCGAGGGCGGGTTGACCTTCGGCGAACGGCTGTCGGACACGATTGCAAGTTTCGGCGGCAGCTGGAGATTCATCATCGCTTTCGGCGTTGTCCTCGCATGCTGGATCGCGCTCAATATCGTTGGTCTCCTTGCCCGGCCTTTCGATCCTTACCCCTTCATCCTGCTCAATCTGGTTCTTTCCTGCCTCGCGGCGCTGCAGGCGCCCATCATCATGATGAGCCAGAACCGCCAGGAGGCGCGCGATCGCATCCGCTCCAAGAACGACTACAAGGTCAATCTCAAGGCCGAACTCGAGATCCGCCACCTGCACGAGAAGCTCGATCACCTGCTGATCCATCAGTGGCAGCGGCTGATGGAAATCCAGCAGATTCAGGTCGAGCTGATGAACGAAATCGCCCGTGGCGGGCCGTCGCGGCGCGGGGATGGCTGA
- a CDS encoding ABC transporter permease, with protein MRLFRRNPDPMGPLDYARRFWLRAIVTLTLFFLYAPILGLIAFSFNDSRRNVVWRGFTTDYYVRFFNNDSLMLAFGNSLTIALMTTVVATFLGALTAYVLWRYRFPGKAIYEGGMALPIVIPEICMGVAMMVFFARIGWPVGLPWPINLGSITIAHIAFAFPFAAIVIRARLENFNRELAECARDLGASEYRVFRDIVVPHMKPGLIAGALLAFTLSLDDFVITFFTAGPDTVTFPVKIYSMVRFSVTPEVNAASTILILLTLVVTTIALWLQNRNNMIGKSAH; from the coding sequence ATGAGGCTCTTCCGCCGCAACCCCGACCCGATGGGCCCGCTCGACTATGCGCGGCGCTTCTGGCTGCGCGCTATCGTCACGCTGACCCTGTTCTTCCTCTATGCGCCGATCCTCGGCCTTATCGCCTTCAGCTTCAACGACAGCCGCCGCAACGTGGTGTGGCGCGGCTTCACGACCGACTATTACGTGCGCTTCTTCAACAACGATTCGCTGATGCTGGCCTTCGGCAACTCGCTGACCATCGCGCTGATGACGACGGTGGTGGCCACGTTCCTCGGCGCGCTGACCGCCTATGTGCTGTGGCGCTACCGCTTTCCGGGCAAGGCGATCTATGAAGGCGGCATGGCGCTGCCGATCGTCATTCCCGAAATCTGCATGGGTGTGGCGATGATGGTGTTCTTCGCCCGCATCGGCTGGCCGGTGGGCCTGCCCTGGCCGATCAATCTCGGCTCGATCACGATTGCCCACATCGCCTTCGCCTTTCCCTTCGCCGCCATCGTGATCCGGGCGCGGCTCGAGAACTTCAACCGCGAACTCGCCGAATGCGCGCGCGACCTCGGCGCCAGCGAGTACCGCGTCTTCCGAGACATCGTGGTGCCGCATATGAAGCCCGGCCTGATCGCCGGCGCGCTGCTCGCCTTCACGCTGTCGCTCGACGACTTCGTCATCACCTTCTTCACCGCCGGGCCCGACACCGTGACCTTCCCGGTCAAGATCTACTCGATGGTACGCTTCTCGGTGACGCCGGAAGTGAACGCCGCCTCGACCATCCTGATCCTGCTGACGCTCGTCGTGACCACCATCGCGCTGTGGCTGCAGAACCGCAACAACATGATCGGCAAGTCCGCCCATTAA
- a CDS encoding spermidine/putrescine ABC transporter substrate-binding protein, whose translation MNRRKGMAGLIKALSRRQFMTGTAAVGISLTAMPKFARAQGAGNVVFANWDTYIGETTLDDFSAETGIRVTVDTFADVSELFAKMRGGNVAYDVIMPSNDWLPRMVAANMLQELDHSKIPNISNIFPRFMDEPFDPGRKYSLPYMWGTVGIGYRKSAVSSEPNSWKYLYDSDEYSNKIALLSDCGTMLGCALKYLGYSLNSTDKAENEAAAELIIKQKKHIKAFAEDNGQDLLAAGEVDLTMEYNGDIVQLMTEDDDVDYVIPKEGGILWEDVMAIPANAANVDNAHALINYIHEAEPNQLITDYIQYATANKAGFELMDDDYKSNEDIFPPDDVIAVSEFAEYLGEDVTQMREDLCTKINAA comes from the coding sequence ATGAATCGCAGAAAAGGCATGGCCGGACTGATCAAGGCGCTTTCGCGCCGGCAGTTCATGACGGGAACGGCCGCGGTCGGCATCAGCCTGACCGCGATGCCCAAATTCGCGCGCGCCCAGGGCGCGGGCAACGTGGTGTTCGCCAATTGGGACACCTATATCGGCGAAACGACGCTGGACGACTTCTCCGCCGAAACCGGCATTCGCGTGACGGTCGACACCTTTGCCGACGTGTCGGAGCTGTTCGCAAAGATGCGCGGCGGCAATGTCGCCTATGACGTCATCATGCCGTCGAACGACTGGCTGCCCCGCATGGTCGCGGCCAACATGTTGCAGGAACTCGACCATTCGAAGATCCCGAACATTTCGAACATCTTCCCGCGCTTCATGGACGAGCCCTTCGATCCGGGCCGCAAATATTCGCTGCCCTATATGTGGGGCACGGTCGGCATCGGCTACCGCAAGTCGGCGGTCAGCAGCGAGCCGAACAGCTGGAAATATCTCTATGACAGCGACGAATATTCCAACAAGATCGCGCTGCTTTCCGATTGCGGCACGATGCTCGGCTGCGCGCTGAAATATCTCGGCTACTCGCTGAACTCGACCGACAAGGCCGAGAACGAGGCGGCGGCCGAGCTGATCATCAAGCAGAAGAAGCACATCAAGGCCTTTGCCGAGGATAACGGCCAGGACCTGCTGGCGGCCGGCGAAGTCGACCTGACGATGGAATATAACGGCGACATCGTGCAGCTGATGACGGAAGACGACGATGTCGACTACGTCATTCCGAAGGAAGGCGGCATCCTGTGGGAAGACGTGATGGCGATCCCCGCCAACGCGGCGAATGTCGACAACGCCCATGCGCTGATCAACTACATCCATGAGGCCGAGCCCAACCAGCTGATCACCGACTACATCCAGTACGCGACCGCCAACAAGGCCGGTTTCGAGCTGATGGACGACGACTACAAGTCGAACGAGGACATCTTCCCGCCGGACGACGTGATCGCCGTGTCGGAATTTGCCGAATATCTGGGCGAGGACGTCACGCAGATGCGCGAAGACCTCTGCACCAAGATCAACGCCGCCTGA
- a CDS encoding ABC transporter ATP-binding protein — protein sequence MSEAPIIQIKNVSKVYGGSVKAVDEVDLEVHRGEFFALLGPSGCGKTTLLRMLAGFEVPTGGQVIIDGHDMAKVQPNKRPVNMVFQSYAVFPHMSVEQNVAYGLKMDRRPSGEIKKRVAEALELVKLGGLGKRMPDEMSGGQRQRVALARALVKRPSVLLLDEPLSALDAKLREAMQLELVRLQKTVGITFVIVTHDQSEALSMANRIAVMNQGKVQQVAPPTGLYEAPASRFVADFIGKINLIDATATRAGEGEVKVSAPKIGEVTLKGTAEGKVALAVRPEKIFVADKQPTDPGVIAIRGKVGEVAYFGSYSNVFFDIGLPAPLQADISNVTSDVEEFTFKAGEEYWIYWRKADTLVLGD from the coding sequence ATGTCCGAAGCACCCATCATCCAGATCAAGAACGTCTCGAAAGTCTATGGCGGCAGCGTCAAGGCGGTCGACGAGGTGGACCTCGAGGTTCATCGCGGCGAGTTCTTCGCGCTGCTGGGACCGTCGGGCTGCGGCAAGACCACGCTGTTGCGGATGCTGGCCGGTTTCGAAGTCCCGACCGGCGGCCAGGTGATTATCGACGGTCACGACATGGCCAAGGTCCAGCCCAACAAGCGCCCGGTCAACATGGTGTTCCAGTCCTATGCGGTGTTTCCGCATATGTCGGTCGAACAGAACGTCGCCTATGGCTTGAAGATGGACCGCCGTCCGTCCGGCGAAATAAAAAAGCGCGTCGCTGAAGCGCTGGAGCTGGTGAAGCTCGGCGGCCTCGGCAAGCGCATGCCCGACGAAATGTCGGGCGGCCAGCGCCAGCGCGTCGCGCTCGCCCGCGCGCTTGTGAAGCGCCCCTCGGTGCTGCTGCTCGACGAACCGCTGTCGGCGCTCGACGCGAAACTGCGCGAGGCGATGCAGCTCGAACTGGTGCGGCTGCAAAAGACCGTCGGCATCACCTTCGTCATCGTGACGCATGACCAGTCGGAAGCCCTGTCGATGGCCAACCGCATCGCGGTGATGAACCAGGGCAAGGTGCAGCAGGTGGCGCCGCCGACCGGCCTCTACGAAGCCCCGGCCAGCCGCTTCGTCGCCGACTTCATTGGCAAGATCAACCTGATCGACGCAACCGCGACGCGCGCCGGCGAAGGCGAGGTAAAGGTCAGCGCGCCGAAGATCGGCGAGGTGACGCTGAAGGGAACGGCGGAAGGCAAGGTGGCGCTGGCGGTCAGGCCGGAAAAGATTTTCGTCGCCGACAAGCAGCCGACCGATCCCGGCGTCATCGCCATCAGGGGCAAGGTCGGCGAAGTGGCCTATTTCGGCAGCTACTCGAACGTCTTCTTCGACATCGGCCTGCCCGCACCATTGCAGGCCGACATCTCCAACGTCACCAGCGATGTCGAGGAGTTCACCTTCAAGGCCGGCGAGGAATACTGGATCTACTGGCGCAAGGCCGACACGCTGGTGCTCGGGGACTGA
- the ald gene encoding alanine dehydrogenase → MRIGVPKEIKVHEYRVGMTPSAVREAVHHGHEVLVQQGAGDGIGLSDLQYEAAGAKIVATAPEIFAAADMIVKVKEPQPVEWKMLREGQILFTYLHLAPDPEQARGLMESGCVAIAYETVTDARGGLPLLAPMSEVAGRMSIQAGAHCLEIAQGGRGMLLGGVPGVPAAKVVILGGGVAGTNAARMAMGLEAHVTVIDINLHRLYELDMQFGPSLNTIYSTVDAIEQHVLGADLVIGAVLVPGAAAPKLVTEDMVKHMQKGSVLVDIAIDQGGCFATSHATTHADPTYVAHDVVHYCVANMPGAVARTSTFALNNATLPFTLALADKGYRKALADNPHLMAGLNVHRGQLTYRAVSDALGEPYHEAGSVLAA, encoded by the coding sequence ATGCGCATCGGCGTTCCCAAGGAAATCAAGGTCCACGAATACCGCGTCGGCATGACGCCGTCCGCCGTGCGCGAGGCGGTTCATCACGGCCACGAGGTTCTGGTGCAGCAGGGCGCGGGCGACGGCATCGGCCTTTCCGATCTGCAATACGAGGCGGCGGGCGCGAAGATCGTTGCGACGGCGCCGGAGATTTTTGCCGCCGCCGACATGATCGTGAAGGTCAAGGAGCCGCAGCCGGTGGAATGGAAGATGCTGCGCGAGGGCCAGATTCTCTTCACCTATCTGCATCTCGCACCCGATCCCGAGCAGGCGCGCGGATTGATGGAATCCGGTTGCGTCGCCATCGCCTACGAGACGGTGACGGATGCGCGCGGCGGTCTGCCGCTGCTCGCGCCGATGTCGGAGGTTGCGGGCCGCATGTCGATCCAGGCCGGCGCGCATTGCCTCGAAATCGCGCAGGGCGGGCGCGGCATGCTGCTCGGCGGCGTGCCGGGCGTGCCGGCCGCCAAGGTCGTCATTCTCGGCGGCGGCGTCGCCGGCACCAATGCGGCGCGCATGGCGATGGGGCTTGAAGCGCATGTCACCGTCATCGACATCAACCTGCACCGCCTCTACGAGCTCGACATGCAGTTCGGTCCGAGCCTCAACACGATCTATTCGACGGTCGACGCAATCGAGCAACATGTTCTGGGCGCGGATCTTGTGATCGGCGCGGTGCTGGTGCCGGGCGCCGCCGCGCCGAAGCTCGTGACCGAAGACATGGTCAAGCATATGCAGAAGGGTTCGGTGCTGGTCGATATTGCGATCGACCAGGGCGGTTGTTTCGCGACCTCGCATGCAACGACCCATGCCGATCCGACCTATGTGGCGCACGATGTCGTTCACTATTGCGTCGCCAACATGCCGGGCGCCGTGGCGCGCACCTCGACCTTCGCGCTCAACAACGCGACGCTGCCCTTCACGCTGGCGCTGGCGGACAAGGGCTACCGAAAAGCGCTTGCCGACAATCCGCATCTGATGGCCGGCCTCAATGTCCATCGCGGGCAACTGACCTACCGCGCGGTCTCCGACGCGCTGGGCGAGCCCTATCACGAGGCCGGAAGCGTGTTGGCGGCCTGA
- a CDS encoding endonuclease domain-containing protein, with amino-acid sequence MKRQNIPRARSLRVSQTDAEARLWSRLRNRMLGNAKFRRQVPVGPYIADFLCAGHMLIVELDGGQHADNPADMRRTRFLESKGYRIIRFWNPDVLANTEGVLEMILLELDKTPHPSR; translated from the coding sequence TTGAAGCGCCAGAACATCCCCCGCGCGCGCTCCCTGCGCGTCAGTCAGACAGACGCCGAAGCGCGCTTATGGTCGAGGCTGCGCAACCGCATGCTCGGCAACGCCAAATTCAGACGTCAGGTTCCCGTCGGTCCCTATATCGCCGACTTTCTCTGTGCCGGGCACATGCTGATCGTCGAACTCGATGGCGGTCAGCATGCGGACAATCCGGCCGATATGCGCCGTACACGTTTTCTGGAATCGAAGGGCTATCGCATCATCCGCTTCTGGAACCCCGATGTGCTGGCGAATACGGAGGGTGTGCTGGAGATGATCCTCCTCGAACTGGACAAGACCCCTCACCCTTCCCGTTGA
- a CDS encoding DUF2061 domain-containing protein, whose protein sequence is MRDLAKTISYGTLHFTVGFGVVYALTGEVTIAAGVALIEPAVNTVVFYFHEKAWARYPAHALSRFGLRAPRQMA, encoded by the coding sequence ATGCGCGATCTCGCCAAGACCATCAGCTACGGGACGCTCCACTTCACGGTCGGCTTCGGCGTCGTCTATGCGCTGACCGGCGAAGTGACGATCGCGGCCGGCGTGGCGCTGATCGAGCCCGCGGTCAACACGGTGGTTTTCTATTTCCATGAAAAGGCATGGGCGCGCTATCCGGCGCACGCACTCAGCCGCTTCGGTCTTCGCGCGCCGCGGCAGATGGCGTAA